From the genome of Streptomyces sp. JH34:
TTGCGCTCGACCGCACGGTCGTCGCGGGAGAGGAAGCCGGCCTTCTTCAGCGTGGCGCGGTTGTTGTCCACGTCCGCCTCGTTCAGCGCACGGGCCACACCGAGGCGCAGGGCACCGGCCTGGCCGGAGACGCCGCCACCCGAGATGCGGGCGATGACGTCGTAGCGGCCGTCGAGCTCGAGCACCTTGAAGGGCTCGTTGACTTCCTGCTGGTGCACCTTGTTGGGGAAGTAGTCCTCAAGGGTGCGCCCGTTGATCTTCCACTTGCCGGTGCCCGGGACGATCCGGACACGGGCGATGGCGTTCTTGCGACGGCCAAGGCCGGCGGC
Proteins encoded in this window:
- the rpsI gene encoding 30S ribosomal protein S9, with translation MAETTAETPVEGTESEETFAEVTTFESEVPVEGEYTSESLAGRFGDPQPAAGLGRRKNAIARVRIVPGTGKWKINGRTLEDYFPNKVHQQEVNEPFKVLELDGRYDVIARISGGGVSGQAGALRLGVARALNEADVDNNRATLKKAGFLSRDDRAVERKKAGLKKARKAPQYSKR